The following coding sequences lie in one Microbacterium sp. XT11 genomic window:
- a CDS encoding glycosyltransferase, whose protein sequence is MHVVFFGDQHLDSLGGAQVSMRLQRAFLERAGHTVTVVAPRMHGPRAATVPDPANVDLPSVPLTVDREYSMSWPGRATDRHLDEAMTRRLPVDLVHVQADFWGAFIGHRFAARHGIPVVHTMHNRVDVGIAAVTPLHRPALAFLNAWRRRALRGIGEPVAGRDGWSYLRGLAAGASAVTAPSTHFARRLEQNDVFRPVDVVWNGIDDDLRDATLAAAPEERMPGRPRFVWLGRMSPEKRLLPFLEAFVAAGMDAELEIIGGGAQRAAAERIVTGMPHVRFAGRLDYAETLARIAAADALVQTSIGFETQGMTPFEAATLGTPSVISDPDIAAELGGGLWAVPDPSEPGQSAREREARRIAALAETLRTAASDIASGRAPVPLPSVAEAFRQSSRTAAMIEIYERVLAG, encoded by the coding sequence ATGCACGTCGTCTTCTTCGGCGATCAGCACCTCGACTCCCTCGGCGGCGCGCAGGTCTCGATGCGCCTGCAGCGCGCGTTCCTGGAACGCGCAGGGCACACCGTGACGGTCGTCGCGCCGCGCATGCACGGGCCGAGAGCCGCGACCGTGCCCGATCCGGCGAACGTCGACCTGCCGTCGGTCCCTCTCACCGTCGACCGCGAGTACTCGATGAGCTGGCCGGGCCGCGCGACCGACCGCCACCTCGACGAGGCCATGACGCGCCGGCTGCCCGTCGACCTCGTGCACGTGCAGGCGGACTTCTGGGGCGCCTTCATCGGACACCGCTTCGCGGCGAGGCACGGCATCCCCGTCGTGCACACGATGCACAACAGGGTGGACGTCGGCATCGCCGCCGTGACGCCGCTGCACCGCCCGGCGCTGGCGTTCCTCAACGCGTGGCGGCGCCGGGCGCTTCGCGGCATCGGCGAACCCGTCGCGGGCCGCGATGGATGGTCGTATCTGCGCGGACTCGCGGCCGGCGCATCGGCCGTCACGGCGCCGTCGACGCATTTCGCCCGACGGCTCGAGCAGAACGACGTGTTCCGTCCGGTCGACGTGGTGTGGAACGGCATCGATGACGACCTCCGCGACGCGACGCTCGCCGCGGCACCGGAGGAACGGATGCCGGGGCGGCCCCGCTTCGTCTGGCTGGGGAGGATGAGTCCGGAGAAGAGGCTGCTGCCTTTCCTCGAGGCCTTCGTCGCCGCGGGGATGGACGCGGAGCTGGAGATCATCGGCGGAGGGGCACAGCGCGCCGCGGCGGAGAGGATCGTGACTGGCATGCCGCACGTGCGCTTCGCCGGACGGCTCGACTACGCCGAGACGCTCGCACGCATCGCCGCCGCCGACGCGCTGGTGCAGACCTCGATCGGCTTCGAGACGCAGGGCATGACCCCGTTCGAGGCCGCGACCCTTGGCACTCCGTCGGTGATCAGCGACCCAGACATCGCCGCGGAGCTCGGCGGCGGCCTCTGGGCCGTGCCCGATCCGTCGGAGCCGGGGCAGAGCGCGCGGGAGCGCGAGGCGCGCAGGATCGCCGCGCTCGCCGAGACGCTTCGGACCGCGGCATCCGACATCGCATCCGGCCGGGCTCCCGTGCCGCTGCCGTCGGTCGCCGAGGCGTTCCGTCAATCGTCGCGCACGGCGGCGATGATCGAGATCTACGAGCGCGTCTTGGCCGGGTGA
- a CDS encoding glycosyltransferase, with protein MTSTDDPTEPSRTPDADSAAAEPATGQRPLRILLGCDTFSPDINGAARFAERLAAGLVQRGHDVHVTAPNTAYRRTAPRTEVIEGEPMTLHRLPSVRWAPHDWLRFVWPWRSKHYARKVLDAVQPDVVHIQSHIVIGRGLARIARQRGIPVIATNHVMAENILDHTTMPKFIDDLVLKFAWADARRTFALTRAITTPTRRAADFLERTVDVSGVIPVSCGIDRSQYTPVIGPREKNRIVFVGRLTAEKQVEVILKAMTKLDPGLDASFDIVGGGDQRKQLEHLAAQLGLADRVTFHGRTTDEELRALLSRASVFAIASIAELQSIATMEAMASALPIVAADAVALPHLVHDGENGYLFEPGNADELAARLTDVLTAEPAEYERMQRASLDGVVIHDINRTLDTFEALYRDEPLPE; from the coding sequence GTGACCTCGACCGACGACCCGACCGAACCGTCGCGCACCCCCGACGCCGACTCCGCCGCCGCGGAGCCCGCGACAGGTCAGCGACCCCTGCGCATCCTCCTCGGATGCGACACGTTCTCTCCTGACATCAACGGCGCCGCACGCTTCGCCGAGCGCCTCGCCGCCGGCCTCGTGCAGCGCGGCCACGACGTGCACGTCACGGCGCCGAACACGGCCTACCGCCGCACGGCGCCGCGCACCGAGGTCATCGAGGGTGAGCCCATGACGCTGCACCGGCTGCCGTCGGTGCGCTGGGCCCCGCACGACTGGCTGCGCTTCGTATGGCCGTGGCGGTCGAAGCACTACGCGCGCAAGGTCCTCGACGCCGTGCAGCCCGACGTCGTGCACATCCAGTCGCACATCGTCATCGGCCGTGGACTGGCCCGCATCGCCCGCCAGCGCGGCATCCCGGTCATCGCGACCAACCATGTGATGGCCGAGAACATCCTCGACCACACCACCATGCCGAAGTTCATCGACGACCTCGTCCTGAAGTTCGCGTGGGCCGACGCGCGGCGCACCTTCGCGCTCACGCGCGCCATCACCACCCCGACGCGCCGCGCCGCGGACTTCCTGGAGCGCACGGTCGACGTGTCCGGCGTCATCCCGGTCAGCTGCGGCATCGACCGCAGCCAGTACACCCCGGTGATCGGTCCGCGCGAGAAGAACCGGATCGTCTTCGTCGGCCGGCTCACCGCCGAGAAGCAGGTGGAGGTCATCCTCAAGGCGATGACGAAGCTCGACCCGGGTCTGGACGCCTCGTTCGACATCGTCGGCGGGGGAGACCAGCGCAAGCAGCTCGAGCATCTCGCGGCGCAGCTGGGCCTCGCCGACCGCGTCACCTTCCACGGGCGCACGACCGACGAGGAGCTGCGCGCGCTGCTGTCGCGGGCATCCGTCTTCGCGATCGCCTCGATCGCCGAGCTGCAGTCCATCGCCACGATGGAGGCCATGGCGTCGGCTCTGCCGATCGTCGCCGCGGATGCCGTCGCGCTCCCGCACCTCGTGCACGACGGCGAGAACGGCTACCTGTTCGAGCCGGGCAACGCCGACGAGCTGGCCGCGCGCCTGACCGACGTGCTGACGGCGGAACCAGCCGAGTACGAGCGGATGCAGCGGGCGTCGCTCGACGGCGTCGTGATCCACGACATCAACCGCACGCTCGACACCTTCGAGGCGCTGTACCGCGACGAGCCGCTGCCCGAGTGA
- a CDS encoding VOC family protein, whose product MNDFFPAFEMGPTSERGARAVAPEIFRGIYAMPAFVTIPTDDLDASVDFWLRGLGFIELFRMPGVVHLRRWAFQDVLLVPGEPDGPEHPPAMSVSFSYVLSELDGVAEACAELRPGSTTGPRDTPWLTRDVEVITPEGARVICTAPREFDPSSAEAQSLAAAGIPVPGTDEEGDNGHRG is encoded by the coding sequence ATGAACGATTTCTTTCCTGCTTTCGAGATGGGTCCGACCTCCGAGCGCGGCGCGCGCGCCGTCGCCCCGGAGATCTTCCGCGGCATCTACGCGATGCCCGCTTTCGTGACGATCCCCACCGACGACCTCGACGCGTCGGTCGACTTCTGGCTGCGCGGCCTCGGCTTCATCGAGCTGTTCCGGATGCCGGGCGTGGTGCATCTGCGGCGGTGGGCGTTCCAGGACGTGCTGCTCGTGCCAGGCGAGCCCGACGGACCCGAGCATCCTCCGGCGATGAGCGTGAGCTTCTCGTACGTGCTCAGCGAGCTCGACGGCGTCGCCGAGGCCTGCGCCGAACTGAGGCCAGGCAGCACGACCGGGCCGCGGGACACGCCGTGGCTCACGCGCGACGTCGAGGTCATCACGCCGGAGGGCGCACGGGTGATCTGCACGGCGCCGCGCGAGTTCGACCCGTCGAGCGCCGAGGCGCAGAGCCTCGCCGCGGCGGGCATCCCGGTACCAGGCACGGACGAGGAGGGCGACAATGGTCATCGTGGCTGA
- a CDS encoding MerR family transcriptional regulator, which yields MADREVRTGVTVGRAAELTGVTVRTLHHWDEIGLARPSLRSPAGYRSYTDDDLHRVQRIVAYRAAGLGLEAIREVVDDTTAEIGETLRAQRAQLAERMRELERLDQRLERLMQAHERGILLDEAEQAELFGPDWDPSQTSQARIAWGGSLQWAQFAERSATRGREEWRALHDAMSAVQSGLADALSRGVAAGSDEANELVERHREVFSHFFPLSREMQVCLGRMFEADAGFAAYYDGIRPGLASWFRQIIDASARAHGIDPDAAVWR from the coding sequence GTGGCTGATCGCGAGGTGCGGACCGGTGTGACGGTCGGTCGCGCCGCCGAGCTGACCGGGGTCACCGTGCGCACCCTGCACCACTGGGACGAGATCGGGCTCGCCCGCCCGTCGTTGCGCAGTCCCGCCGGCTATCGCAGCTACACCGACGACGATCTGCACCGTGTGCAGCGCATCGTCGCGTACCGCGCGGCCGGGCTCGGCCTCGAGGCGATCAGAGAGGTCGTCGACGACACCACGGCCGAGATCGGCGAGACCCTGCGGGCGCAGCGGGCGCAGCTCGCCGAACGCATGCGCGAGCTGGAGCGTCTGGATCAGCGCCTGGAACGCCTCATGCAGGCGCATGAGCGCGGCATCCTGCTCGACGAGGCCGAGCAGGCCGAGCTCTTCGGCCCCGACTGGGATCCGTCGCAGACGTCGCAGGCGCGCATCGCATGGGGCGGCTCGCTGCAGTGGGCCCAGTTCGCCGAGCGCTCAGCCACGCGCGGGCGCGAGGAGTGGCGCGCTCTGCATGACGCGATGTCGGCCGTGCAGAGCGGTCTGGCCGACGCGCTGTCCCGCGGCGTCGCGGCCGGGAGCGACGAGGCGAACGAGCTCGTCGAGCGGCATCGCGAGGTGTTCTCGCACTTCTTCCCGCTGAGCCGGGAGATGCAGGTGTGCCTCGGGCGGATGTTCGAGGCGGATGCCGGGTTCGCGGCGTACTACGACGGCATCCGCCCGGGTCTCGCCTCGTGGTTCCGGCAGATCATCGACGCCTCGGCGCGCGCCCACGGCATCGACCCCGACGCCGCCGTCTGGCGCTGA
- a CDS encoding alpha-mannosidase, whose amino-acid sequence MHDDTSLTVGRVTRVLDERIRPAIHSASVPLTVEAVQLPGEPIPPAEGLALDFAPVAVPAPWGPAWSTTWFRLTGRVPAGWAGRRVEAVIDLGFDINMPGFQCEALVYRPDGSPVKSINPRNQWLPIADTAEGDEPVELYLEAAANPVLLDYHPFLPTQEGDILTSSPEPLYRTRRIDLAIFEPEVFELSLDLEVLSELQAELPATSPRRMRILQALDDALDVLDLQRIAETAADARAQLADVLAAPAEASAHRISAIGHAHIDSAWLWPVRETIRKVARTTSSMTALLDEHPEFQYGMSSAQQYAWLKEHRPEVYERVKAAVAEGRFLPLGGMWVESDTVMPSGESMVRQFSYGQRFFEREFGIRSKGVWLPDSFGYSPALPQLMRRAGFEWFFTQKISWNQQNVFPHHTFLWEGIDGSRVFTHFPSMDTYNSQLSGAEVAKAARQFKENRLTSRSIAPVGWGDGGGGTTREMTGKAARLRDLEGSARVEWEHPDVFFEAAKAELPHPAVWVGELYLELHRGTLTSQHATKALHRWAEHALVEAELWAATDAVRTGAAHPRAEFDRLWQTLLLHEFHDILPGTSIAWVHREAVEVLSGVLDDARALSDAARRSLAGDGDRALVFDPLAGDAVETRSPDGDGGSETAAVSLTEESGGYRLENELVSVLISADGLITSAVDKATGREAVAAGRAANLFQLHQDFPNMWDAWDIDRYYRNSVTDLTDAAEVTASVEAGTAVVRVVRRFSESTIEQTIVLRPGSRTVLLRNDVDWHETEKLLKLAFPLDVQATHTEAETQFGYQSRVTHTNTSWEAAKFETSMHRFVLVREQDFGVALVNDSIYGYDTTRDADDDGVTTTVRLSLLRAPRFPDPDTDHGHHEIEVGFVIGADAAIATAEGRRLNAPATVVRGGREVEPLVSVDGEGIVVSAVKLADDDSGDVIVRVYEALGRRAAGVLEIGFEHREVREVSLIEDELESPRRGGELQLRPFEVRTLRIAR is encoded by the coding sequence ATGCATGACGACACGTCCCTCACCGTCGGCCGCGTCACGCGGGTGCTCGACGAGCGCATCCGCCCCGCCATCCATTCCGCCTCCGTGCCGCTCACGGTCGAGGCCGTGCAGCTCCCCGGCGAGCCGATCCCTCCGGCGGAGGGGCTCGCGCTCGACTTCGCCCCCGTGGCGGTGCCCGCCCCGTGGGGACCGGCGTGGTCGACGACGTGGTTCCGCCTCACCGGTCGAGTCCCGGCCGGCTGGGCCGGCCGCCGCGTCGAGGCCGTGATCGACCTCGGGTTCGATATCAACATGCCGGGGTTCCAGTGCGAGGCCCTCGTCTACCGGCCGGACGGCTCACCGGTGAAGAGCATCAACCCGCGCAACCAGTGGCTGCCGATCGCCGACACGGCCGAGGGTGACGAGCCCGTCGAGCTGTACCTCGAAGCCGCCGCGAATCCCGTGCTGCTCGACTACCACCCCTTCCTCCCGACGCAGGAGGGCGACATCCTCACGTCGTCGCCCGAGCCGCTGTACCGCACGCGGCGCATCGATCTCGCGATCTTCGAGCCGGAGGTCTTCGAACTCTCGCTCGACCTCGAGGTGCTGTCGGAGCTGCAGGCCGAGCTGCCGGCCACGTCACCGCGGCGCATGCGCATCCTGCAGGCGCTCGACGACGCGCTCGACGTGCTCGACCTGCAGCGCATCGCCGAGACCGCGGCAGACGCGCGAGCACAGCTCGCCGACGTGCTGGCGGCCCCTGCCGAGGCGAGCGCGCACCGCATCTCGGCGATCGGGCACGCCCACATCGACTCCGCCTGGCTGTGGCCGGTGCGCGAGACCATCCGCAAGGTCGCCCGCACGACCTCGTCGATGACCGCGCTGCTCGACGAGCATCCGGAGTTCCAGTACGGCATGTCGAGCGCACAGCAGTACGCCTGGCTCAAGGAGCACCGCCCCGAGGTGTACGAGCGCGTCAAGGCGGCGGTCGCAGAAGGGCGCTTCCTCCCGCTCGGCGGCATGTGGGTCGAGTCCGACACGGTCATGCCGAGCGGCGAGTCGATGGTGCGCCAGTTCTCCTACGGACAGCGCTTCTTCGAGCGGGAGTTCGGCATCCGGTCGAAGGGCGTCTGGCTGCCCGACAGCTTCGGCTACTCACCGGCGCTGCCGCAGCTCATGCGCCGAGCGGGGTTCGAGTGGTTCTTCACGCAGAAGATCTCGTGGAACCAGCAGAACGTGTTCCCGCACCACACCTTCCTCTGGGAGGGCATCGACGGATCGCGCGTGTTCACGCACTTCCCGTCGATGGACACGTACAACTCGCAGCTCTCCGGCGCCGAGGTCGCGAAGGCGGCGCGCCAGTTCAAGGAGAACCGGCTGACCTCGCGCTCGATCGCCCCTGTGGGCTGGGGCGACGGCGGCGGAGGGACCACGCGCGAGATGACCGGAAAGGCCGCTCGCCTGCGCGACCTGGAGGGCAGCGCCAGGGTCGAGTGGGAGCATCCCGACGTCTTCTTCGAGGCGGCGAAGGCCGAGCTGCCGCACCCCGCCGTGTGGGTCGGCGAGCTCTACCTCGAGCTGCACCGCGGCACGCTCACGAGCCAGCACGCGACCAAGGCGCTGCACCGGTGGGCGGAGCACGCGCTCGTCGAGGCGGAGCTGTGGGCCGCGACGGATGCCGTGCGCACCGGCGCCGCGCACCCCCGGGCCGAGTTCGACCGGCTGTGGCAGACGCTGCTGCTGCACGAGTTCCACGACATCCTCCCCGGAACGTCGATCGCCTGGGTCCACCGCGAGGCCGTCGAGGTGCTCTCGGGCGTGCTCGACGATGCGCGCGCGCTGTCGGATGCCGCGCGCCGCTCGCTCGCCGGGGACGGCGACCGCGCGCTGGTGTTCGACCCGCTCGCCGGGGACGCGGTGGAGACCCGGTCGCCGGACGGCGACGGTGGCAGCGAGACCGCTGCCGTGTCGCTCACCGAGGAGTCCGGCGGCTACCGGCTGGAGAACGAGCTCGTGTCGGTGCTCATCTCGGCCGACGGGCTGATCACCTCGGCCGTCGACAAGGCCACGGGGCGGGAGGCCGTCGCCGCGGGGCGTGCCGCGAACCTCTTCCAGCTGCACCAGGACTTCCCCAACATGTGGGATGCGTGGGACATCGACCGCTACTACCGCAACAGCGTCACCGACCTCACCGACGCGGCCGAGGTCACGGCATCCGTCGAGGCGGGAACGGCCGTCGTGAGGGTCGTGCGTCGCTTCTCGGAGTCGACGATCGAGCAGACGATCGTGCTGCGCCCGGGATCGCGCACCGTGCTGCTGCGCAACGACGTCGACTGGCACGAGACCGAGAAGCTGCTCAAGCTCGCCTTCCCGCTCGACGTGCAGGCCACGCACACCGAGGCGGAGACGCAGTTCGGGTACCAGTCGCGCGTGACGCACACGAACACGAGCTGGGAGGCCGCGAAGTTCGAGACCTCGATGCACCGGTTCGTGCTCGTGCGCGAGCAGGACTTCGGCGTGGCCCTCGTGAACGACTCGATCTACGGCTACGACACCACACGCGACGCGGACGACGACGGGGTCACGACCACCGTGCGGCTGTCGCTGCTGCGCGCCCCGCGGTTCCCCGACCCCGACACCGACCACGGCCACCACGAGATCGAGGTCGGCTTCGTAATCGGCGCGGATGCCGCGATCGCGACAGCCGAGGGGCGGCGGCTGAACGCGCCGGCGACGGTCGTGCGAGGCGGACGCGAGGTCGAGCCGCTCGTGTCGGTCGACGGCGAGGGCATCGTCGTGTCGGCAGTGAAGCTCGCCGACGACGACTCCGGTGACGTGATCGTGCGCGTGTACGAGGCGCTCGGACGCCGCGCGGCCGGCGTGCTCGAGATCGGGTTCGAGCACCGCGAGGTGCGCGAGGTGAGCCTCATCGAAGACGAGCTGGAGTCCCCGCGACGCGGCGGCGAGCTGCAGCTGCGCCCGTTCGAGGTCCGCACGCTCCGCATCGCACGCTGA
- a CDS encoding carbohydrate ABC transporter permease, with the protein MTSVQTPEQTRRRAPRPERAYRAKGSQTRRQAPRRERPYRAQGSSDIMKPSLGGLIGRYALLLIVLAIMVFPFLWQMSTSFKGATENIYDFPPQLIPQAPTLDNYAEVFRTIPVLDYAWHSLLVGVGTVVTNVVFATIGGYALGTMKFRGKWVVLAIIFSTLLLPGEVTLTSQYLTVKSLGLANTLWGVFLPGAIAAINVLLMMAACRMIPPDTLDAATIDGANTMQRLRHIVWPNVRGMVSVVALFAFIGAWDDFLWPLVVLSDPANYTLTVGMQYLSSNFSANPRVIAAGTMIALVPIIVLFAALQRQFFKGVEEGSVKG; encoded by the coding sequence ATGACGTCCGTGCAGACACCGGAGCAGACCCGTCGGCGGGCTCCTCGGCCCGAGCGCGCGTACCGGGCCAAGGGCTCGCAGACCCGTCGGCAGGCTCCTCGCCGTGAGCGTCCGTACCGGGCCCAGGGCTCGTCCGACATCATGAAGCCCTCGCTGGGCGGCCTCATCGGGCGCTACGCGCTGCTGCTGATCGTGCTCGCGATCATGGTGTTCCCCTTCCTCTGGCAGATGTCGACGTCGTTCAAGGGGGCGACCGAGAACATCTACGACTTCCCGCCGCAGCTGATCCCGCAGGCGCCGACCCTCGACAACTACGCGGAGGTCTTCCGCACCATCCCGGTGCTCGACTACGCATGGCACTCGCTGCTCGTCGGGGTGGGCACGGTCGTCACGAACGTCGTGTTCGCGACGATCGGCGGCTACGCGCTGGGCACCATGAAGTTCCGCGGCAAGTGGGTGGTGCTCGCCATCATCTTCTCGACCCTGCTGCTCCCCGGAGAGGTCACGCTCACGAGCCAATACCTCACCGTGAAGTCGCTCGGGCTCGCCAACACCCTGTGGGGCGTCTTCCTCCCCGGCGCGATCGCGGCGATCAACGTGCTGCTCATGATGGCCGCGTGCCGGATGATCCCGCCGGACACCCTCGATGCGGCGACCATCGACGGCGCCAACACGATGCAGCGCCTGCGGCACATCGTGTGGCCCAACGTCCGCGGCATGGTGTCGGTGGTCGCGCTGTTCGCGTTCATCGGCGCGTGGGACGACTTCCTGTGGCCACTCGTCGTGCTCTCCGACCCCGCCAACTACACCCTCACGGTCGGCATGCAGTACCTGAGCTCGAACTTCTCGGCGAACCCCCGCGTCATCGCGGCGGGCACCATGATCGCGCTCGTCCCGATCATCGTGCTCTTCGCCGCGCTGCAGCGTCAGTTCTTCAAGGGCGTCGAGGAGGGAAGCGTCAAGGGATGA
- a CDS encoding carbohydrate ABC transporter permease: MKRQSWYTPYLLVLPAVVWVFVFALWPFLNTVVLAFTDARPLRPAEFVGLANFAKLFEDERFGYALTTSLVYVVVCVPLLTFLPLLLALLVHTKIPAIGFFRTTFYFPVIASAVVVAIVWEFLFSGSGTINSALKFFGVVDRPIEFLSDRWLLIGCAIGLTVWKGLGYYMVVYLAALGNVGRELHEAAAMDGAGRLRRFWSVTVPGVRGPMMLVSVLVCVGAMRVFTELYVLSNGSGGPGGRAMSMVMLIQSMGKGLNGQVGYASAISLVLFLLTLVPLAVVGVINNSDTLKDALAARRTARAARLARRAQGATR, encoded by the coding sequence GTGAAGAGACAGAGCTGGTACACGCCGTACCTGCTGGTGCTGCCCGCCGTCGTCTGGGTGTTCGTGTTCGCCCTCTGGCCCTTCCTGAACACCGTGGTGCTCGCGTTCACGGATGCCCGCCCTCTCCGCCCCGCCGAGTTCGTCGGCCTGGCGAACTTCGCCAAGCTGTTCGAAGACGAGCGCTTCGGCTACGCGCTCACCACCTCGCTCGTGTACGTGGTGGTGTGCGTGCCGCTGCTCACCTTCCTCCCGTTGCTGCTCGCGCTGCTCGTGCACACCAAGATCCCGGCGATCGGCTTCTTCCGCACGACGTTCTACTTCCCCGTCATCGCCTCGGCGGTCGTCGTCGCCATCGTGTGGGAGTTCCTCTTCTCGGGCAGCGGCACCATCAACTCCGCGCTGAAGTTCTTCGGCGTCGTCGACCGGCCCATCGAGTTCCTGTCCGACCGCTGGCTGCTCATCGGCTGTGCGATCGGCCTGACCGTGTGGAAGGGCCTCGGCTACTACATGGTCGTGTACCTCGCCGCCCTCGGCAACGTCGGACGCGAGCTGCACGAGGCCGCTGCCATGGACGGCGCCGGCAGGCTTCGCCGTTTCTGGTCGGTCACGGTGCCCGGAGTCCGCGGGCCGATGATGCTCGTATCCGTGCTCGTGTGCGTCGGCGCGATGCGGGTGTTCACCGAGCTCTACGTGCTCTCCAACGGCTCGGGAGGACCCGGCGGCCGCGCCATGAGCATGGTCATGCTGATCCAGTCCATGGGCAAGGGTCTCAACGGCCAGGTGGGCTACGCATCCGCCATCTCGCTCGTGCTCTTCCTGCTCACGCTCGTGCCGCTCGCCGTCGTCGGCGTGATCAACAACAGCGACACCCTCAAGGACGCGCTGGCGGCCCGTCGCACCGCACGCGCAGCGCGCCTCGCCCGCCGAGCGCAGGGAGCGACCCGATGA
- a CDS encoding extracellular solute-binding protein, translating to MKHRSTAVAGIAVAASLVLAGCTGGGGAAAGGGGNGEVSGEITFQTWSLKNEKFTPYFEDVIAAFEKEHPGATVKWIDQPADGYEDKILQQAESGELPDVVNLPPEYAYSLASADQLLDLGGASDVIDEYVPGGVAAYEYDGLDGSFAFPWYLGTELNYWNKALLAKGGIAEPPKTFDETLDAAEKLAAAGVPMFSSVPSPKTLQIVGAAPEIYKDGEFVFNTPEAAAIIDRYAELYKAGAITAEALQGAGTANSNINIFNTGGVAWTTAGPNYIDKDVAVNAPNLLPDVDVTNGFGNPPLFVQGISVSKNSKNSATALAFAEFLTNTENQIAFVTLATGFFPGTVEANADPSAFSEAPVNELQATATSLAAEQMADAKQAGAPQYTEDMETYAKQQIALAVTGEITGQEALDKAVEYAQQNVVD from the coding sequence ATGAAGCACCGTTCCACAGCAGTCGCAGGCATCGCGGTCGCGGCATCCCTCGTCCTCGCCGGCTGCACCGGCGGCGGAGGCGCTGCGGCAGGCGGCGGGGGAAACGGGGAGGTCTCCGGCGAGATCACGTTCCAGACCTGGTCGCTGAAGAACGAGAAGTTCACCCCCTACTTCGAGGACGTCATCGCGGCGTTCGAGAAGGAGCATCCAGGCGCGACCGTGAAATGGATCGACCAGCCGGCCGACGGTTACGAGGACAAGATCCTCCAGCAGGCCGAGTCGGGCGAGCTGCCCGACGTCGTCAACCTGCCGCCCGAGTACGCGTACTCCCTCGCCTCGGCCGATCAGCTGCTCGACCTCGGCGGCGCGTCCGACGTGATCGACGAGTACGTCCCCGGCGGTGTCGCCGCCTACGAGTACGACGGGCTCGACGGCTCGTTCGCGTTCCCCTGGTACCTCGGCACCGAGCTGAACTACTGGAACAAGGCGCTGCTCGCGAAGGGCGGCATCGCCGAACCGCCGAAGACCTTCGACGAGACGCTCGACGCGGCCGAGAAGCTCGCGGCCGCCGGCGTGCCGATGTTCTCGTCGGTGCCCAGCCCGAAGACGCTGCAGATCGTCGGGGCGGCGCCCGAGATCTACAAGGACGGCGAGTTCGTCTTCAACACCCCGGAGGCCGCCGCCATCATCGACCGGTACGCCGAGCTGTACAAGGCCGGGGCGATCACCGCCGAGGCGCTGCAGGGTGCAGGCACGGCCAACTCGAACATCAACATCTTCAACACGGGCGGCGTCGCGTGGACGACCGCCGGGCCGAACTACATCGACAAGGACGTCGCGGTCAACGCGCCGAACCTGCTGCCCGACGTCGATGTGACGAACGGCTTCGGCAACCCGCCGCTCTTCGTGCAGGGCATCAGCGTGTCGAAGAACTCGAAGAACTCCGCCACAGCCCTCGCCTTCGCCGAGTTCCTGACGAACACCGAGAACCAGATCGCCTTCGTCACCCTCGCGACCGGATTCTTCCCCGGCACGGTCGAGGCGAACGCCGATCCGTCCGCGTTCTCCGAGGCGCCCGTCAACGAGCTGCAGGCGACCGCGACGTCGCTGGCCGCCGAGCAGATGGCCGACGCGAAGCAGGCCGGTGCGCCGCAGTACACCGAGGACATGGAGACCTACGCCAAGCAGCAGATCGCGCTCGCGGTCACCGGAGAGATCACCGGGCAGGAGGCGCTGGACAAGGCCGTCGAGTACGCGCAGCAGAACGTGGTCGACTGA